A window of the Comamonas sp. Y33R10-2 genome harbors these coding sequences:
- a CDS encoding N-carbamoylsarcosine amidohydrolase: protein MQTIPSENISGDISAYARQGFGTPLPLKAPFGLLIIDFVNGFADPAVFGGGNIPQAIEQTQYLLAHARAQGWPVAHSRIVFSDDDADSNIFCLKVPGMLTLKEDSPASAIVDELAPAAGEYVVRKSTPSAFFGTMLAPWLAQRGVQTLLVAGCVTSGCVRSSVVDAMQSGFRPLVVSDCCGDRAIGPHEANLFDMAQKYAAVMPMVQAIAQTSALSQ, encoded by the coding sequence ATGCAAACCATTCCCAGTGAGAATATTTCGGGCGACATCTCCGCCTATGCACGTCAGGGCTTTGGCACACCACTGCCCCTGAAAGCCCCGTTTGGCCTGCTCATCATCGACTTCGTGAACGGCTTTGCAGACCCTGCCGTGTTCGGCGGTGGCAATATCCCCCAAGCCATTGAGCAAACCCAGTACCTGCTGGCGCACGCCCGCGCCCAAGGCTGGCCGGTGGCGCACAGCCGCATTGTGTTTTCAGACGACGATGCAGACAGCAACATCTTCTGCCTCAAAGTGCCCGGCATGCTCACCCTCAAAGAGGACAGCCCCGCCAGCGCCATCGTCGATGAACTCGCTCCTGCTGCTGGCGAATATGTGGTGCGCAAGAGCACGCCTTCGGCCTTCTTTGGCACCATGCTCGCCCCATGGCTGGCTCAGCGCGGCGTGCAGACTTTGCTGGTAGCTGGCTGCGTGACCAGCGGCTGCGTGCGCTCTAGCGTGGTCGATGCCATGCAGTCCGGCTTCAGACCTCTGGTCGTTTCTGACTGCTGCGGCGACCGCGCTATTGGCCCGCATGAAGCCAACCTGTTCGACATGGCGCAAAAATACGCTGCCGTCATGCCCATGGTGCAGGCCATTGCGCAGACCAGCGCACTTAGCCAGTAA
- a CDS encoding cytochrome c, which yields MSDIAARMPRLDVATGRDLPSDMLHGKVLHPSQMSWSGLRYEGRELCAVNGEEVRRMPGVVALVQQDHFVGVVAMTPVHASQASERLALQWSRPDSLAAKRAPSPPLETNAYTWRIASAKANANDKAIVWVLNDRASVWIAPVTPDFKQALQAELASLLAMPLQSLDIFEDASSAPVAREMDLLDAAADAALLSKHVQRPVSVQCTEHAGDDQVLTLKVADAGAAGAGIASPIVWASDAPWSQRPSRARLLTQKSLIEAVAGASVQEAGSVGRALINSSLSVASVHDLNAAQVFAHESELAQIAVQQGQHPIEARLEQMPKGRGRDLALAVLEQSGGLLKDPNDDAVQIPGYLSGRGFASSQVECLDAKGEPQTVWSAWVADVAVNVSTGDISVTRVVAGHDVQSLQVAQQASMQVISSQNAPQMLEGAQKLLLDGFAAEDWRADNSQSNALASIVGQKVGTDVLKASPGDVVAHGRLADEGVTTLPAAAAIANAVQQATGVRLRTVPLDPQALRLALSLEPKPSKALAAKRLGWLGAGAAAVVGMAAMAWPFKPALPLTDGADVSLYSAQALERGRLVAAAGDCIVCHTAPGGKENVGGLGLPTPFGTIFTTNITPDNETGIGRWSYAAFERAMRHGVHQDGRQLYPAFPYTAFAKMNEGDMQALYGYLMSQPAVKAEAPKTELVFPYSVRSSLAGWNLLFHDAKPFEADRSKSVEWNRGSYLVNGAGHCSACHTPRNALGAEKSGIQNYLAGGEAEGWTAPAINKLGSGPSPWSKDDLVRYMRTGYSANHGVAAGPMAPVIHGLAQLPQSDVQSIATYLLDLPGQPKQVDAALTVNAAPAAAAPVKDQSLRNGERMYQNACAVCHEAGAGPTLFGVKPDLSKNTSLYASTPQNLIQVVLHGIQEPANDALGHMPGFKDSFDNQQIDDLLGYLRGRFAPEEKAWPDSKPLIEQLRTPLH from the coding sequence ATGAGTGATATTGCTGCGCGCATGCCCCGCCTTGATGTTGCGACCGGCCGTGATCTGCCTTCGGATATGTTGCATGGCAAAGTCCTGCACCCGTCTCAGATGAGTTGGAGCGGCCTGCGCTATGAAGGCCGTGAGCTTTGCGCGGTGAATGGCGAGGAAGTCCGCCGCATGCCCGGCGTGGTGGCGCTCGTTCAGCAAGATCATTTTGTTGGCGTGGTGGCGATGACGCCAGTGCACGCCAGTCAAGCCAGCGAACGCTTGGCTTTGCAATGGTCACGCCCAGATTCTTTGGCCGCAAAGCGAGCGCCGAGTCCACCGCTTGAGACGAATGCGTATACATGGCGCATCGCTTCAGCGAAGGCCAATGCCAATGACAAGGCCATCGTCTGGGTTCTCAATGATCGAGCCAGCGTGTGGATTGCGCCAGTTACGCCGGATTTCAAGCAAGCGCTGCAAGCGGAGCTGGCAAGCCTATTGGCCATGCCGCTGCAGTCGTTGGATATTTTTGAGGATGCATCAAGCGCACCCGTAGCGCGCGAGATGGATTTGCTCGATGCCGCTGCGGATGCGGCACTGCTATCCAAACATGTGCAGCGCCCGGTGTCAGTGCAGTGCACTGAACATGCCGGTGATGATCAAGTCTTGACTCTGAAGGTGGCCGATGCTGGTGCTGCTGGAGCAGGTATTGCTTCCCCCATTGTGTGGGCATCAGATGCGCCTTGGTCGCAGCGGCCTAGCCGGGCGCGCTTGCTGACTCAAAAGAGTCTGATTGAAGCCGTTGCTGGCGCTAGCGTTCAAGAAGCTGGCAGTGTGGGGCGTGCGCTTATCAACAGCAGCCTGTCGGTAGCCAGTGTTCATGATCTCAATGCCGCGCAGGTGTTTGCCCATGAAAGTGAACTGGCGCAAATAGCAGTGCAGCAAGGGCAGCACCCTATCGAGGCGCGACTAGAGCAGATGCCAAAGGGGCGAGGCCGCGACCTTGCATTGGCTGTGTTGGAGCAGTCGGGTGGCTTGCTCAAAGATCCCAATGATGACGCGGTGCAGATACCCGGTTATCTATCGGGTCGAGGTTTTGCGAGCTCTCAAGTGGAGTGCCTGGATGCCAAGGGCGAACCCCAAACGGTTTGGAGCGCTTGGGTGGCTGACGTGGCAGTGAATGTCAGCACCGGTGATATTTCGGTCACTCGAGTGGTGGCAGGCCATGATGTGCAAAGCCTGCAAGTTGCCCAGCAGGCAAGCATGCAAGTCATCAGCAGCCAGAATGCGCCGCAGATGCTCGAAGGCGCGCAAAAGCTATTGCTGGATGGCTTTGCTGCAGAGGACTGGCGCGCAGACAATTCTCAGTCCAATGCGTTGGCCAGCATAGTGGGGCAAAAGGTGGGCACTGATGTGCTCAAAGCCTCGCCGGGCGATGTGGTGGCGCATGGCCGTTTGGCAGATGAAGGCGTCACCACGCTGCCTGCTGCTGCTGCCATTGCCAATGCGGTGCAGCAAGCCACGGGTGTGCGACTGCGCACAGTGCCGCTAGATCCACAAGCGCTGCGTTTGGCTTTGAGCTTGGAGCCTAAGCCGAGCAAAGCGTTGGCAGCCAAGCGTTTAGGCTGGCTGGGTGCAGGAGCCGCTGCCGTGGTGGGCATGGCGGCTATGGCTTGGCCGTTCAAACCTGCTTTGCCTTTGACCGATGGAGCCGATGTCAGTTTGTACTCTGCACAGGCTCTGGAGCGCGGGCGACTGGTGGCTGCTGCGGGTGACTGCATTGTCTGCCACACCGCCCCCGGCGGTAAAGAAAATGTGGGCGGTCTGGGCTTGCCCACGCCGTTCGGCACCATCTTCACCACCAACATCACGCCGGATAACGAGACTGGCATTGGCCGCTGGTCATACGCCGCGTTTGAGCGCGCTATGCGCCATGGTGTGCATCAAGATGGGCGTCAGCTCTACCCTGCGTTTCCCTACACTGCGTTTGCCAAGATGAACGAGGGTGATATGCAGGCTTTGTATGGCTACCTCATGTCTCAGCCGGCAGTGAAGGCAGAAGCGCCAAAGACCGAGCTGGTCTTTCCCTACAGTGTTCGCAGCTCACTGGCAGGTTGGAATTTGTTGTTTCACGATGCCAAGCCCTTTGAGGCTGATCGCAGCAAAAGCGTTGAATGGAATCGCGGCTCGTATTTGGTCAATGGTGCTGGCCACTGCTCGGCATGCCATACCCCGCGCAATGCCTTGGGTGCAGAAAAAAGCGGTATTCAAAACTACTTGGCAGGTGGTGAGGCGGAAGGCTGGACTGCACCTGCGATCAACAAACTAGGCAGCGGCCCGAGCCCGTGGAGCAAAGACGATCTGGTTCGCTATATGCGCACAGGTTATTCGGCCAATCACGGCGTTGCCGCAGGCCCTATGGCGCCTGTCATTCATGGCTTGGCGCAGTTGCCTCAAAGTGATGTGCAGAGCATTGCCACGTATTTGCTGGACTTGCCCGGTCAGCCAAAGCAGGTGGATGCCGCTTTAACGGTCAATGCAGCGCCTGCCGCAGCAGCACCTGTGAAAGACCAAAGCCTGCGCAATGGCGAGCGCATGTACCAAAACGCGTGTGCGGTGTGTCATGAAGCAGGTGCCGGTCCCACGCTGTTTGGTGTCAAGCCTGACCTGAGCAAAAACACTAGCTTGTATGCCAGCACGCCGCAAAACCTGATTCAGGTGGTGCTGCACGGAATTCAAGAGCCCGCCAATGACGCACTCGGTCATATGCCGGGTTTCAAAGACAGTTTTGACAATCAGCAAATCGATGATCTGCTGGGGTATTTGCGTGGGCGATTTGCCCCAGAGGAGAAGGCTTGGCCAGACAGCAAACCACTGATTGAACAACTGCGCACGCCTTTGCATTAA
- a CDS encoding MarR family winged helix-turn-helix transcriptional regulator produces MSQEANHASPQENYQVSAQIGHLLRRAYQRHSSFFQQSIPNAQLTTAQFVVLCTVREHSGSSLAEIVKAAVIDQATIRGVVDRLKQRDLLNVDLDANDKRKVVLTLTPKGLELIKVVEPIAMQITESTYGKLNPAERFALDFLLKKMLDDPQD; encoded by the coding sequence ATGAGTCAAGAAGCCAACCACGCATCCCCACAAGAAAACTATCAAGTTTCCGCACAAATCGGGCATTTGCTGCGACGCGCTTATCAGCGGCATTCATCGTTTTTTCAACAGTCAATTCCTAACGCACAGCTCACCACGGCGCAGTTCGTGGTGCTGTGCACCGTTCGCGAGCACAGCGGCAGCTCTTTGGCCGAAATCGTCAAAGCGGCGGTCATCGATCAAGCCACCATTCGCGGGGTCGTTGATCGTCTCAAACAACGCGATCTTCTGAATGTGGATCTTGACGCCAACGACAAGCGCAAAGTGGTTCTCACGCTGACGCCTAAGGGGCTGGAGCTGATCAAAGTAGTCGAGCCCATTGCCATGCAAATCACAGAGAGTACTTATGGAAAACTCAACCCTGCCGAGCGATTTGCGCTGGATTTTTTGCTCAAAAAAATGCTCGATGACCCTCAGGATTAA
- a CDS encoding (2Fe-2S)-binding protein, translating to MCESGYQLTDAAQIRSDSEQQAPCIPLYVNGKRCEVQASPRTALLHVLRNDLELNGPKYGCGLGECGACTVLVDSVAARSCVVPLRVAVGREVTTLEGLGSFEQPGPTQQAFIQCQAAQCGYCLNGMIMTVEALLRRNPNPSEEEIRSELHYNLCRCGTHVEIMQAALMAVQLRQRAQQAKGL from the coding sequence ATGTGTGAGAGTGGGTATCAGTTGACTGACGCAGCGCAAATACGATCGGATAGCGAGCAGCAAGCGCCTTGCATCCCGTTATATGTGAACGGGAAAAGGTGTGAGGTTCAGGCATCGCCGCGCACGGCCTTGCTGCATGTGCTGCGCAACGATCTTGAACTCAACGGCCCCAAATATGGCTGCGGTTTGGGTGAGTGCGGTGCCTGCACGGTTTTGGTCGATAGCGTGGCGGCTCGCTCTTGCGTGGTACCTCTGCGTGTCGCAGTGGGCCGTGAAGTAACTACGCTTGAAGGCCTTGGTAGTTTTGAGCAGCCGGGCCCGACCCAGCAAGCTTTTATCCAGTGTCAGGCAGCGCAATGCGGCTACTGCCTGAACGGAATGATCATGACGGTAGAGGCCTTGCTGCGCCGCAACCCCAATCCGTCAGAAGAAGAAATTCGCAGCGAACTGCACTACAACCTTTGCCGCTGCGGAACCCATGTCGAAATCATGCAGGCGGCATTAATGGCTGTGCAACTGCGCCAGCGCGCTCAACAAGCAAAGGGGTTGTGA
- a CDS encoding DMT family transporter: MTSKTTAITPMGSHLRLLGMALLWGASWPAGRILALNMSPLAASGLRFVLAVSLLLPWLYWSGGLPAIKKWSLKTWLGMLAAGATGVFGYAAFFLSGLQHLPASKAALVITLNPVVTLLLAVWLFKERINKVIALGMAVAACGAVVVISHGKPLELLNGTVGMGEMLILGCVACWVCYTLIGRAMLAGVDALAATTVTAIFGAILLLIASWVVEGPQGLASAFHADHQAWVAMIFMGYGSTAIAYAWYFSGVKALGAGAASGYITLVPVIGVILSALLLGEAVDGSMLLGGALAIAGTAVMNWGRRQQG, from the coding sequence ATGACTTCTAAAACAACTGCCATCACCCCCATGGGCTCGCATCTACGCTTGCTGGGCATGGCCTTGCTGTGGGGCGCTTCATGGCCTGCCGGGCGCATCCTCGCACTCAATATGTCGCCGTTGGCAGCATCTGGTTTGCGCTTTGTGTTGGCTGTGAGCTTGCTGCTGCCTTGGCTGTATTGGTCTGGCGGTTTGCCTGCCATCAAGAAGTGGTCGCTCAAAACTTGGCTAGGCATGTTGGCTGCAGGGGCCACGGGCGTCTTTGGCTATGCCGCTTTTTTCTTGAGCGGTTTGCAGCACCTGCCAGCAAGCAAGGCGGCGTTGGTGATTACGCTCAACCCCGTGGTGACTTTGCTGTTGGCTGTGTGGCTGTTTAAAGAGCGTATTAACAAAGTGATCGCCTTGGGCATGGCTGTGGCGGCTTGTGGTGCTGTGGTTGTCATCTCGCACGGTAAGCCGCTTGAGCTGCTCAATGGCACCGTGGGCATGGGCGAGATGCTGATCTTGGGCTGCGTTGCCTGCTGGGTTTGCTATACCCTCATCGGGCGCGCCATGCTAGCGGGCGTAGATGCGCTGGCAGCGACCACGGTCACTGCTATTTTTGGTGCCATCTTGCTGCTGATTGCGAGCTGGGTGGTTGAAGGCCCGCAGGGCTTGGCCTCGGCTTTTCACGCCGATCATCAGGCGTGGGTGGCCATGATTTTTATGGGCTACGGCTCCACTGCCATCGCCTACGCTTGGTATTTTTCGGGTGTCAAAGCCTTGGGCGCAGGCGCCGCATCGGGCTACATCACGCTGGTGCCCGTGATTGGCGTGATCCTGTCAGCCCTTTTGCTTGGTGAGGCCGTAGATGGCTCCATGCTGCTGGGCGGTGCTTTGGCGATTGCCGGCACGGCGGTGATGAACTGGGGACGGCGCCAGCAGGGTTGA
- a CDS encoding MFS transporter codes for MSSGLISVEQGLQTAGVGKFQYRLFVIFGLVWLADAMQVLSIGFSAPSIAKSFGITVPEALQTGTFFFIGMLLGAFAFGRLADRIGRRPVLLVAVVIDACAGVASAFAPDLTWLLVLRFLTGIGVGGTLPVDYTMMAEFLPSKRRGRWLVWLESFWAIGTIFLAVLALIAVSWGEDAWRLIFFVTGVPALIGVALRFYIPESPMFLNRNGKSKEARAVLQRVADVNGAKVQIPELQPEKQERKSVFALFNAELRRRSIALFAAWGLISIAYYGVFVYLPVKLGTEGFAFMRGQVFLVILALVQLPGFALSAYGVERWGRKPTLIGFLLLSAVGCMLYSLGTSPALVVGSTLLMSFALLGTWGALYAFTPEVYPTELRASGMGMSGAVARFGGLFAPAIIAPVMSTHFTLALAMLAAMLVGGAIAIAAVDVESRDRVLD; via the coding sequence ATGTCATCTGGACTTATCTCAGTAGAACAAGGTCTGCAAACTGCAGGCGTAGGGAAATTTCAGTACCGGCTTTTTGTAATTTTTGGCTTGGTATGGCTCGCAGATGCGATGCAGGTGCTGTCCATCGGCTTTAGCGCGCCATCAATTGCCAAGAGCTTTGGCATCACTGTGCCTGAAGCTTTGCAAACCGGTACGTTCTTCTTTATCGGTATGCTGCTGGGGGCCTTTGCCTTCGGTCGTCTGGCTGACCGTATTGGTCGCCGTCCAGTGCTGCTGGTGGCGGTGGTGATTGATGCTTGTGCGGGTGTTGCATCAGCGTTTGCACCTGATTTGACGTGGCTGCTGGTACTGCGCTTTTTGACCGGTATCGGTGTGGGCGGAACACTGCCTGTGGACTACACCATGATGGCCGAGTTCTTGCCTAGCAAGCGCCGTGGTCGCTGGTTGGTGTGGCTGGAGTCGTTCTGGGCCATTGGTACCATTTTCTTGGCTGTGCTGGCACTGATCGCCGTGAGCTGGGGTGAAGATGCTTGGCGCCTGATTTTCTTCGTGACCGGCGTTCCTGCTTTGATTGGTGTGGCTCTGCGTTTCTACATTCCTGAGTCGCCGATGTTCCTCAACCGCAACGGCAAGTCCAAAGAGGCTCGCGCAGTGCTTCAGCGCGTGGCGGATGTGAACGGTGCCAAGGTGCAGATCCCTGAATTGCAGCCTGAAAAGCAAGAGCGCAAATCCGTTTTTGCCCTGTTCAATGCTGAACTGCGCCGCCGCAGCATCGCCTTGTTTGCCGCTTGGGGCTTGATCTCGATTGCCTACTACGGCGTGTTTGTTTACCTGCCTGTGAAGCTGGGCACCGAAGGCTTTGCGTTTATGCGTGGTCAGGTGTTCTTGGTGATTTTGGCGCTGGTGCAGCTGCCCGGTTTTGCTCTGTCCGCCTACGGTGTGGAGCGCTGGGGCCGCAAGCCAACGCTGATTGGCTTCTTGCTGCTGAGCGCTGTGGGTTGCATGTTGTATAGCTTGGGTACATCGCCCGCATTGGTGGTGGGCTCTACGCTTCTGATGAGCTTTGCTTTGCTGGGTACTTGGGGCGCTTTGTATGCCTTCACGCCTGAGGTCTATCCTACGGAGCTGCGTGCCAGCGGCATGGGCATGTCGGGTGCTGTGGCTCGCTTTGGTGGTCTGTTTGCGCCGGCCATCATTGCACCTGTGATGAGCACGCACTTCACGCTGGCTTTGGCGATGCTGGCAGCCATGCTGGTGGGCGGCGCCATCGCGATTGCTGCGGTGGATGTGGAGTCTCGCGACCGCGTTCTGGATTAA
- a CDS encoding alpha/beta fold hydrolase, whose translation MTQASQSCFQYGAQIHANGIRQHYLRYGGSDGTRAQRSAVILIPGITSPAVTWGFVAEHLGQQFDTYVLDVRGRGLSSSGPGLDYGLNAQAADVVEFAQALGLQNYALVGHSMGGRIAIRAASSQPAGLSKLVIVDPPVSGPERRAYPAALPWYVDSIRQANEGMDAQDMLKFCPSWTLEQRQLRAQWLHTCYESAIVQSFEDFGADDIHANLPSIKLPMLLITAERGDVVRDSDVAEWQQLAPQTLHTRVANAGHMIPWDNEAGFYAAFGDFLGAPVR comes from the coding sequence ATGACACAAGCTTCTCAGTCTTGCTTTCAATATGGCGCTCAAATTCACGCCAATGGCATCCGTCAGCACTATCTGCGCTATGGCGGCAGCGATGGCACGCGCGCGCAGCGCTCCGCCGTCATCCTGATCCCCGGCATCACCAGCCCAGCGGTGACATGGGGCTTTGTGGCCGAACACCTTGGCCAGCAGTTCGACACCTACGTGCTTGATGTGCGCGGGCGCGGACTTTCCTCCTCAGGCCCCGGACTGGACTACGGCCTGAACGCACAAGCGGCCGATGTCGTGGAGTTTGCCCAAGCCCTAGGACTGCAAAACTACGCACTGGTCGGCCACTCCATGGGCGGTCGCATTGCCATTCGCGCAGCCAGCAGCCAGCCTGCAGGTCTGAGCAAGCTGGTGATTGTGGACCCTCCCGTTTCCGGCCCCGAGCGCCGCGCTTACCCTGCGGCTTTGCCTTGGTATGTGGACTCGATTCGCCAAGCCAATGAAGGCATGGATGCACAAGACATGCTCAAGTTCTGCCCCAGCTGGACGCTGGAGCAACGCCAGCTGCGCGCGCAATGGCTGCACACCTGCTATGAGAGCGCCATTGTGCAAAGCTTTGAAGACTTTGGAGCCGACGACATCCACGCCAACCTGCCAAGCATCAAGCTGCCCATGCTGCTCATTACGGCTGAGCGCGGTGATGTGGTTCGCGACAGTGATGTCGCTGAATGGCAGCAACTGGCCCCACAAACTCTGCACACCAGAGTTGCCAATGCAGGTCACATGATCCCTTGGGATAACGAAGCCGGCTTTTACGCCGCGTTTGGTGATTTCCTGGGCGCCCCAGTGCGCTAA
- a CDS encoding Asp/Glu racemase, translated as MTKTYRIGQIVPSSNTTMETEVPAMLNAHSTLRPNDRFTFHSSRMRMKKVVKEELAAMDAESDRCALELSDARVDVLGYACLVAIMAMGHGYHRESQKRLTERTVDNGATAPVITSAGALVEALKVMKAKKIALVAPYMIPLTKLVMDYIAAEGFEIVDWRALEIPDNLDVGRHDPAKLPGIVASMNYADADVIVLSACVQMPSLPAVSEVEAMTGKPVLTAAIATTYSILTELGLDPVVPGAGALLSGAYAPEKL; from the coding sequence ATGACTAAGACATACCGTATCGGCCAGATCGTTCCCAGCTCCAACACCACGATGGAGACTGAAGTTCCGGCCATGCTGAACGCCCACTCCACACTGCGCCCCAACGACCGCTTCACCTTTCACTCCAGCCGCATGCGCATGAAGAAGGTCGTCAAGGAAGAGCTGGCCGCCATGGATGCTGAAAGCGACCGCTGCGCGCTAGAACTGAGCGATGCGCGCGTAGATGTTCTGGGCTATGCCTGCTTGGTCGCCATCATGGCCATGGGTCACGGCTATCACCGTGAATCGCAAAAGCGCCTGACCGAGCGCACTGTGGACAACGGCGCAACTGCTCCCGTCATTACCAGTGCTGGCGCTTTGGTAGAGGCACTCAAAGTGATGAAGGCCAAAAAAATCGCCTTGGTTGCGCCTTACATGATTCCTTTGACCAAACTGGTCATGGACTACATCGCCGCTGAAGGCTTCGAGATCGTTGACTGGCGCGCTCTAGAAATCCCAGACAACCTGGACGTGGGCCGTCACGACCCCGCCAAGCTGCCCGGCATCGTGGCCAGCATGAACTATGCAGATGCAGACGTCATCGTTTTGTCTGCCTGCGTGCAAATGCCATCTCTTCCTGCCGTCTCTGAGGTCGAGGCAATGACTGGCAAGCCCGTGCTGACGGCCGCCATCGCCACCACCTACTCCATCCTCACAGAGCTAGGTCTTGATCCTGTGGTGCCCGGCGCCGGCGCATTGCTGTCTGGTGCATACGCACCCGAAAAGCTGTAA
- a CDS encoding FAD-dependent monooxygenase, with protein MSKSPRIAVIGAGLGGASTAALLLKEGFNVRVFEQAPRFSRQGAGIHVGPNVMKVLRRIGIEDALSAQGSHPEYWYSRHWQTGDVMAQIPLGDYAVKNYGAAYLTVHRGDFHALLMDALPDGVVSFGKHMERVEDRGNVVVLHFSDGTTEEADIVIGADGVNSRIREELLGPELPKYAGYLAHRAVFPTPEVKAGMLPFDACVKWWSEDRHMMTYFVTGKADELYYVTGVPVEHWDLKDRWLESSKQEMQETFSGWHPTVQALIDATVEVTKWSLLERDPLPLWSRGRLVLLGDACHPMKPHMAQGAAMAIEDGAMLVRCLKEVGASNHELAFSLYEANRAERAGKVQKISHDNTWLRTNEDPSWCFGYDVFTDPLKNIQDKKAA; from the coding sequence TTGTCCAAATCCCCCCGAATTGCTGTGATTGGCGCAGGCCTGGGTGGCGCATCGACTGCTGCGCTGCTGTTGAAAGAGGGTTTCAACGTCCGTGTATTTGAGCAGGCGCCCAGATTTTCTAGGCAGGGGGCTGGTATTCACGTTGGGCCCAACGTGATGAAAGTCTTGCGCCGTATTGGCATTGAAGATGCGCTGAGTGCACAGGGCTCGCACCCTGAATACTGGTACAGCCGCCACTGGCAGACCGGTGATGTGATGGCCCAGATTCCTCTGGGCGACTATGCGGTCAAGAACTACGGCGCAGCCTATTTGACTGTGCACCGTGGTGACTTCCATGCTTTGCTGATGGATGCTTTGCCTGATGGCGTGGTGTCTTTTGGCAAGCACATGGAGCGTGTGGAAGACCGCGGCAACGTGGTGGTACTGCATTTCTCTGACGGCACCACCGAAGAAGCGGACATCGTGATCGGCGCTGACGGCGTGAACTCTCGCATTCGCGAAGAACTGCTTGGGCCAGAGCTGCCCAAGTACGCAGGCTATCTGGCACACCGCGCCGTGTTCCCGACTCCTGAAGTCAAAGCCGGCATGCTGCCCTTTGACGCTTGCGTGAAGTGGTGGAGCGAAGACCGTCACATGATGACTTACTTCGTCACCGGCAAGGCCGATGAGCTGTACTACGTGACCGGCGTTCCTGTTGAGCATTGGGACCTGAAGGACCGCTGGCTGGAGAGCAGCAAGCAAGAGATGCAAGAGACCTTCAGCGGCTGGCACCCCACGGTTCAGGCACTGATTGATGCCACCGTTGAAGTGACTAAGTGGTCGCTGCTCGAGCGTGATCCTCTGCCGCTGTGGAGCCGTGGCCGCCTGGTGCTGCTGGGCGATGCTTGCCACCCCATGAAGCCCCATATGGCCCAAGGCGCGGCAATGGCGATTGAAGATGGCGCCATGCTGGTTCGCTGCCTGAAAGAAGTGGGCGCGAGCAACCATGAGCTGGCGTTCTCGCTGTATGAAGCCAATCGTGCAGAGCGTGCTGGCAAGGTGCAAAAAATCTCGCACGACAACACATGGCTGCGCACGAATGAAGATCCTTCGTGGTGCTTTGGCTATGACGTCTTTACAGACCCGCTGAAGAATATTCAGGACAAGAAAGCCGCTTAA
- a CDS encoding 2,5-dihydroxypyridine 5,6-dioxygenase codes for MSVSDIDLVNAWKQVLSLSKMQPGQTVTILTGADTHPQTLRCAITAASDMGARLNRLDLPPVNAEKSLSRDSLAYLGVTPLTGNNAAIAALKESDLVLDLMTLLFSPEQHDILKTGTKILLAIEPPEVLCRLVPTEADRLRVQAAAKRISAAKQMRITSAAGTDLLCQLGEFPAISEYGFVDEPGRWDHWPSGFVLTWPNEGQSQGRIILDRGDILLPMKDYVSEPIELLVKDGFVTSIQGGLQADLLKEYMASYEDPQAYAVSHIGWGLQPRAHWSMLAHYNKETHIGMDARAFEGNFLWSMGPNNEAGGSRTTACHIDIPMRNCSVAIDAEYTVIDGVVQDDFGLAQASRRKKFL; via the coding sequence ATGTCCGTCAGTGATATCGACCTTGTGAACGCCTGGAAACAGGTACTGAGCCTCTCCAAAATGCAGCCCGGACAGACGGTAACGATTCTGACCGGTGCAGACACGCACCCACAAACACTGCGCTGCGCCATCACCGCCGCCAGCGATATGGGTGCGCGCCTCAATCGATTGGATCTTCCGCCCGTCAATGCCGAGAAATCGCTGAGCCGGGACTCTCTGGCCTACCTTGGCGTCACGCCGCTGACCGGCAATAACGCCGCCATCGCCGCCCTCAAGGAAAGCGATCTGGTGCTGGACTTGATGACCTTGTTGTTCTCCCCCGAGCAGCACGACATCTTGAAGACCGGCACCAAAATTTTGCTGGCCATTGAGCCCCCGGAAGTGCTGTGTCGCCTCGTGCCCACCGAAGCCGATCGCCTGCGGGTACAAGCCGCGGCAAAGCGCATTTCAGCCGCCAAGCAAATGCGCATTACCTCGGCTGCTGGCACCGATTTGCTATGCCAGCTCGGCGAGTTCCCCGCCATCAGCGAATACGGTTTTGTCGATGAGCCCGGCCGCTGGGACCACTGGCCCAGCGGCTTTGTGCTGACCTGGCCTAACGAAGGTCAAAGCCAAGGTCGCATCATTTTGGACAGAGGCGACATTCTCTTGCCCATGAAAGACTATGTGAGCGAGCCCATTGAGTTGCTGGTCAAAGACGGCTTTGTCACCAGCATTCAAGGCGGCCTGCAGGCCGATTTGCTCAAGGAGTACATGGCATCGTATGAAGACCCGCAAGCCTATGCCGTCTCGCATATCGGCTGGGGTCTGCAGCCACGGGCGCACTGGTCCATGCTGGCTCACTACAACAAGGAAACCCATATTGGCATGGATGCGCGCGCCTTTGAGGGCAACTTCCTGTGGTCCATGGGCCCCAACAACGAAGCGGGAGGCAGCCGCACCACGGCGTGTCACATCGACATCCCCATGCGCAACTGCTCCGTCGCCATTGACGCGGAATACACCGTGATTGACGGCGTGGTGCAAGACGATTTCGGCCTTGCACAAGCGAGTCGCCGCAAGAAATTCTTGTGA